A window from Micromonospora profundi encodes these proteins:
- the msrA gene encoding peptide-methionine (S)-S-oxide reductase MsrA gives MFLRRMNAEMISPEQALPGRPIAMPVADRHEVLGTPLKGPFPEGLQVAVFGMGCFWGAERLFWTLPGVFTTSAGYAGGYTKNPTYEETCSGRTGHAEVVQVVYDPSKITYEDLLKVFWENHDPTQGMRQGNDVGSQYRSAIYTTTDEQRAIAESSRDAFQPIVTRAGKGEITTEIAPLGSYFFAEDYHQQYLAPTKNPNGYCNHGPNGMTCPVGVAKTA, from the coding sequence GTGTTCCTGCGCCGTATGAACGCCGAGATGATTTCGCCCGAGCAGGCCCTGCCGGGCCGCCCGATCGCCATGCCGGTCGCCGACCGGCACGAGGTGCTGGGTACGCCGCTCAAGGGCCCGTTCCCCGAGGGCCTCCAGGTCGCCGTCTTCGGCATGGGCTGTTTCTGGGGCGCCGAGCGGCTGTTCTGGACGCTGCCCGGCGTGTTCACCACCTCCGCCGGCTACGCGGGCGGCTACACAAAGAACCCGACGTACGAGGAGACGTGTTCCGGCCGGACCGGGCACGCCGAGGTCGTCCAGGTGGTGTACGACCCCAGCAAGATCACGTACGAGGATCTGCTGAAGGTCTTCTGGGAGAACCACGACCCGACCCAGGGCATGCGCCAGGGCAACGACGTGGGCAGCCAGTACCGGTCGGCGATCTACACCACCACCGATGAGCAGCGCGCCATCGCGGAGTCGTCCCGTGACGCCTTCCAGCCGATCGTGACCCGCGCCGGCAAGGGTGAGATCACCACCGAGATCGCCCCGCTCGGCAGCTACTTCTTCGCCGAGGATTACCACCAGCAGTACCTCGCACCGACGAAGAATCCGAACGGCTACTGCAACCACGGCCCGAACGGCATGACCTGCCCGGTGGGCGTGGCGAAGACGGCCTGA